From Granulicella arctica:
TACCTGTCAGGAAGCGGTTGAGCACCAGCTCCGTTTCGACACCAATGACGGAGTCATACGGGCCAGACATGCCAACGTCGGTCTGATAGGCGGTGCCATTCGGCAGGATTCGTTCATCGGCCGTTGGGATGTGGGTATGCGTTCCAAGCATGGCGGTGATACGGCCATCGAGGTACCAGCCGAGCGCCACTTTCTCGCTGGTCGCCTCACCATGGAGATCAAGCAGGATCACTTTCGCGGTGATCTTCGACAGCAGTTCGTCCGCCTTGCGGAACGGATCGTCGCAGGACGACATGAACACACGTCCCTGCAGATTGATGACTGCGTAGCTCTGTCCGGTCGGCAGCTCTCCCTGGTAGACACCGAAGCCGGGCGTGCCCACGGCGTAGTTTGCCGGGCGCAAGATGCGACGTCCGCGGACATGGGACTCGGCTGGAACAGTCATGTACTCGAAGATCTCGCGCTTGTCCCAGATGTGGTTGCCGGTCGTGATGACGTGGGCACCGAGGTCGAACAATTCTTCAGCAAGCGAGGGGGTGATGCCGAAGCCGCCGGCGGAGTTTTCGCCGTTGATGACGAGGAGATCGATCTGGTGCGTCTCCATAACGTGGGGCAGATGTTCGCGGACGATATGACGTCCGGGGGCGCCAAATACGTCACCCACAAAGAGAATCTTCACAAGGGGATGCTAGCACGATGAGACCTGGAAGCATTCCTGTGGTATTTTGCTCTGCATGGCACAGAGCGCACGTTTCGCGTTGAGTTTAAAAGTCCTGACCGTCCTGGCTTCCGAGCCCGACGCGATGCACACCTCGGCAACTATCGCCGAAGAGCTTGGCGAGAGCGCCGTTATGGTGCGCAGAACCTTCCTCCTGCTTCACAAAGCTGGCTGGATCATGCAGCGCAAGGGGCCCAATGGAGGTGCCCAACTCAAGACGTCAGCCAAGCAGATAGGCATCGGCGACCTCTTTGTTGCTGCGACTGGCGAGTGGCTTTCAGCCGAGGACAAAGCCGTCGAGCCATTGCTGAAGAAGGTTCGTGCCGCCGCCGTCACCGCCATGAACGAGACCACCCTGGCGCAGGCCGCTAAGCGCATGAAGAAGGGCTAGAAGGCCGCTGGCTAGTCCTTCAAAAAATCGCCCACGACCTGGACATACTTATCCGGCTCCTCGTATGAGGGCAGGTGTCCACTCTTCTCAAACACTCCAAACTTTGCACCCGGAATCGCTTTGTATAGCTTCCAGGCGGTAAGGGGCGCGACGTTCATGTCGTAGCGCCCCGTAAGGACAAGCGTTGGAAGGTTGAACTTCGCAATCGCAGAGCTCAGATCCATACTGGCCGTGGCCTTCTGGACAGCCGCGCCAACCTTTGGAGCGGATTCGAGATCCTTCGCGCCTGCCAGGTACGCATCGCGCTTCTGCTCGCTGTAGAAGAGCATCAGGAAGTGGTTGCGAAGTGACTGCTGCGACTCTGCCTCTGTAGGTGCGTCGGCCGATGCAGGCTTGGGCAACTTCTCAAGGATGTCGGGAAAGACATCGGG
This genomic window contains:
- a CDS encoding TIGR00282 family metallophosphoesterase, whose translation is MKILFVGDVFGAPGRHIVREHLPHVMETHQIDLLVINGENSAGGFGITPSLAEELFDLGAHVITTGNHIWDKREIFEYMTVPAESHVRGRRILRPANYAVGTPGFGVYQGELPTGQSYAVINLQGRVFMSSCDDPFRKADELLSKITAKVILLDLHGEATSEKVALGWYLDGRITAMLGTHTHIPTADERILPNGTAYQTDVGMSGPYDSVIGVETELVLNRFLTGMPGKFEAAKGNAKMCAAVITCDGMTGRASHIQRLMLGE
- a CDS encoding RrF2 family transcriptional regulator, giving the protein MAQSARFALSLKVLTVLASEPDAMHTSATIAEELGESAVMVRRTFLLLHKAGWIMQRKGPNGGAQLKTSAKQIGIGDLFVAATGEWLSAEDKAVEPLLKKVRAAAVTAMNETTLAQAAKRMKKG